A window of the Mus musculus strain C57BL/6J chromosome 18, GRCm38.p6 C57BL/6J genome harbors these coding sequences:
- the Aqp4 gene encoding aquaporin-4 isoform M1 (isoform M1 is encoded by transcript variant 1), translating into MSDRAAARRWGKCGHSCSRESIMVAFKGVWTQAFWKAVSAEFLATLIFVLLGVGSTINWGGSENPLPVDMVLISLCFGLSIATMVQCFGHISGGHINPAVTVAMVCTRKISIAKSVFYIIAQCLGAIIGAGILYLVTPPSVVGGLGVTTVHGNLTAGHGLLVELIITFQLVFTIFASCDSKRTDVTGSIALAIGFSVAIGHLFAINYTGASMNPARSFGPAVIMGNWANHWIYWVGPIMGAVLAGALYEYVFCPDVELKRRLKEAFSKAAQQTKGSYMEVEDNRSQVETEDLILKPGVVHVIDIDRGEEKKGKDSSGEVLSSV; encoded by the exons ATGAGTGACAGAGCTGCGGCAAGGCGGTGGGG TAAGTGTGGACATTCCTGCAGTAGAGAGAGCATCATGGTGGCTTTCAAAGGAGTCTGGACTCAGGCTTTCTGGAAGGCAGTCTCAGCAGAATTTCTGGCCACGCTTATCTTTGTTTTGCTCGGTGTGGGATCCACCATAAACTGGGGTGGCTCAGAAAACCCCTTACCTGTGGACATGGTCCTCATCTCCCTTTGCTTTGGACTCAGCATTGCTACCATGGTGCAGTGCTTTGGCCACATCAGTGGTGGCCACATCAATCCCGCTGTGACTGTAGCCATGGTGTGCACACGAAAGATCAGCATCGCTAAGTCCGTCTTCTACATCATTGCACAGTGCCTGGGGGCCATCATTGGAGCCGGCATCCTCTACCTGGTCACACCTCCCAGTGTGGTTGGAGGATTGGGAGTCACCACG gttcATGGAAACCTCACCGCTGGCCATGGGCTCCTGGTGGAGTTAATAATCACTTTCCAGTTGGTGTTCACTATTTTTGCCAGCTGTGATTCCAAACGAACTGATGTTACTGGTTCAATAGCTTTAGCAATTGGATTTTCCGTTGCAATTGGACATTTGTTTGCA ATCAATTATACTGGAGCCAGCATGAATCCAGCTCGATCTTTTGGACCCGCAGTTATCATGGGAAACTGGGCAAACCACTGG ATATATTGGGTTGGACCAATCATGGGCGCTGTGCTGGCAGGTGCCCTTTATGAGTATGTCTTCTGTCCTGATGTGGAGCTCAAACGTCGCCTTAAGGAAGCCTTCAGCAAAGCCGCGCAGCAGACAAAAGGGAGCTACATGGAGGTGGAGGACAACCGGAGCCAAGTGGAGACGGAAGACTTGATCCTGAAGCCCGGAGTGGTGCATGTGATTGACATTGACcgtggagaagagaagaaggggaaagacTCTTCGGGAGAGGTATTGTCTTCCGTATGA
- the Aqp4 gene encoding aquaporin-4 isoform M23 (isoform M23 is encoded by transcript variant 4): MVAFKGVWTQAFWKAVSAEFLATLIFVLLGVGSTINWGGSENPLPVDMVLISLCFGLSIATMVQCFGHISGGHINPAVTVAMVCTRKISIAKSVFYIIAQCLGAIIGAGILYLVTPPSVVGGLGVTTVHGNLTAGHGLLVELIITFQLVFTIFASCDSKRTDVTGSIALAIGFSVAIGHLFAINYTGASMNPARSFGPAVIMGNWANHWIYWVGPIMGAVLAGALYEYVFCPDVELKRRLKEAFSKAAQQTKGSYMEVEDNRSQVETEDLILKPGVVHVIDIDRGEEKKGKDSSGEVLSSV, from the exons ATGGTGGCTTTCAAAGGAGTCTGGACTCAGGCTTTCTGGAAGGCAGTCTCAGCAGAATTTCTGGCCACGCTTATCTTTGTTTTGCTCGGTGTGGGATCCACCATAAACTGGGGTGGCTCAGAAAACCCCTTACCTGTGGACATGGTCCTCATCTCCCTTTGCTTTGGACTCAGCATTGCTACCATGGTGCAGTGCTTTGGCCACATCAGTGGTGGCCACATCAATCCCGCTGTGACTGTAGCCATGGTGTGCACACGAAAGATCAGCATCGCTAAGTCCGTCTTCTACATCATTGCACAGTGCCTGGGGGCCATCATTGGAGCCGGCATCCTCTACCTGGTCACACCTCCCAGTGTGGTTGGAGGATTGGGAGTCACCACG gttcATGGAAACCTCACCGCTGGCCATGGGCTCCTGGTGGAGTTAATAATCACTTTCCAGTTGGTGTTCACTATTTTTGCCAGCTGTGATTCCAAACGAACTGATGTTACTGGTTCAATAGCTTTAGCAATTGGATTTTCCGTTGCAATTGGACATTTGTTTGCA ATCAATTATACTGGAGCCAGCATGAATCCAGCTCGATCTTTTGGACCCGCAGTTATCATGGGAAACTGGGCAAACCACTGG ATATATTGGGTTGGACCAATCATGGGCGCTGTGCTGGCAGGTGCCCTTTATGAGTATGTCTTCTGTCCTGATGTGGAGCTCAAACGTCGCCTTAAGGAAGCCTTCAGCAAAGCCGCGCAGCAGACAAAAGGGAGCTACATGGAGGTGGAGGACAACCGGAGCCAAGTGGAGACGGAAGACTTGATCCTGAAGCCCGGAGTGGTGCATGTGATTGACATTGACcgtggagaagagaagaaggggaaagacTCTTCGGGAGAGGTATTGTCTTCCGTATGA
- the Aqp4 gene encoding aquaporin-4 isoform M1x (isoform M1x is encoded by transcript variant 1) yields the protein MSDRAAARRWGKCGHSCSRESIMVAFKGVWTQAFWKAVSAEFLATLIFVLLGVGSTINWGGSENPLPVDMVLISLCFGLSIATMVQCFGHISGGHINPAVTVAMVCTRKISIAKSVFYIIAQCLGAIIGAGILYLVTPPSVVGGLGVTTVHGNLTAGHGLLVELIITFQLVFTIFASCDSKRTDVTGSIALAIGFSVAIGHLFAINYTGASMNPARSFGPAVIMGNWANHWIYWVGPIMGAVLAGALYEYVFCPDVELKRRLKEAFSKAAQQTKGSYMEVEDNRSQVETEDLILKPGVVHVIDIDRGEEKKGKDSSGEVLSSVXLEDSTEGRRDSLDLASDFLPPIKETDLL from the exons ATGAGTGACAGAGCTGCGGCAAGGCGGTGGGG TAAGTGTGGACATTCCTGCAGTAGAGAGAGCATCATGGTGGCTTTCAAAGGAGTCTGGACTCAGGCTTTCTGGAAGGCAGTCTCAGCAGAATTTCTGGCCACGCTTATCTTTGTTTTGCTCGGTGTGGGATCCACCATAAACTGGGGTGGCTCAGAAAACCCCTTACCTGTGGACATGGTCCTCATCTCCCTTTGCTTTGGACTCAGCATTGCTACCATGGTGCAGTGCTTTGGCCACATCAGTGGTGGCCACATCAATCCCGCTGTGACTGTAGCCATGGTGTGCACACGAAAGATCAGCATCGCTAAGTCCGTCTTCTACATCATTGCACAGTGCCTGGGGGCCATCATTGGAGCCGGCATCCTCTACCTGGTCACACCTCCCAGTGTGGTTGGAGGATTGGGAGTCACCACG gttcATGGAAACCTCACCGCTGGCCATGGGCTCCTGGTGGAGTTAATAATCACTTTCCAGTTGGTGTTCACTATTTTTGCCAGCTGTGATTCCAAACGAACTGATGTTACTGGTTCAATAGCTTTAGCAATTGGATTTTCCGTTGCAATTGGACATTTGTTTGCA ATCAATTATACTGGAGCCAGCATGAATCCAGCTCGATCTTTTGGACCCGCAGTTATCATGGGAAACTGGGCAAACCACTGG ATATATTGGGTTGGACCAATCATGGGCGCTGTGCTGGCAGGTGCCCTTTATGAGTATGTCTTCTGTCCTGATGTGGAGCTCAAACGTCGCCTTAAGGAAGCCTTCAGCAAAGCCGCGCAGCAGACAAAAGGGAGCTACATGGAGGTGGAGGACAACCGGAGCCAAGTGGAGACGGAAGACTTGATCCTGAAGCCCGGAGTGGTGCATGTGATTGACATTGACcgtggagaagagaagaaggggaaagacTCTTCGGGAGAGGTATTGTCTTCCGTATGACTAGAGGACAGCACTGAAGGCAGAAGAGACTCCCTAGACCTGGCCTCAGATTTCCTGCCACCCATTAAGGAAACAGATTTGTTATAA